In Chelonoidis abingdonii isolate Lonesome George chromosome 22, CheloAbing_2.0, whole genome shotgun sequence, one genomic interval encodes:
- the WSB2 gene encoding WD repeat and SOCS box-containing protein 2 isoform X1, whose translation MDLVATSEKSGDWQPVLRGIEPLLLAELKPGRPQQYDWKASCETWSVAFSPDGTWFAWSQGHCIVKLIPWPLEEAELSCKASERKNRGIKADVRGRGGSKEKTLECGQIVWGLAFSPWPPSGAKERDGLRAPGQSCLILATGLNDGQIKVWEVQTGHFLFNLSGHLDVVRDLSFTPNGSLILVSASRDKTLRIWDLSRDGASKQVQVLSGHRQWVYCCSISPDCSMLCSAAGEKSAFLWSMRSYTLIRKLEGHQSSVVSCDFSPDSALLVTASYDTCVIMWDPYTGEQLRTLRHVLLPPALDYGGDIHVSSLRSVCFSPEGLYLATVADDRLLRIWDLELRTPVAFAPMTNGLCCVYFPHGGFIATGTRDGHVQFWSAPKVLSSLKHLCRKALRTFLTTYQVLALPIPKKMKEFLTYRTF comes from the exons ATGGATTTGGTGGCTACCTCAGAAAAGTCCGGTGACTGGCAGCCTGTGCTCAGAGGCA TCGAGCCTCTCCTGCTGGCGGAGCTGAAGCCAGGGCGACCACAGCAGTATGACTGGAAGGCGAGCTGCGAGACATGGAGCGTTGCATTTTCCCCAGACGGCACCTGGTTCGCCTGGTCTCAGGGTCACTGTATTGTCAAGCTGATCCCCTGGCCCTTGGAGGAAGCTGAGCT AAGCTGCAAAGCCTCTGAACGCAAGAATCGTGGCATCAAAGCCGACGTGAGAGGCAGAGGGGGCTCGAAGGAGAAGACACTGGAATGTGGCCAGATTGTATGGGGTCTGGCCTTCAGCCCCTGGCCTCCGTCTGGCGCCAAGGAGCGGGATGGCCTGCGGGCTCCGGGTCAGTCCTGTCTGATCCTTGCCACGGGACTCAATGACGGGCAGATTAAAGTCTGGGAGGTGCAAACAG GGCATTTCCTTTTCAATCTCTCCGGGCACCTGGATGTCGTGAGGGACCTGAGCTTCACTCCCAACGGAAGCCTGATTCTAGTCTCTGCATCCCGGGACAAGACCCTCCGCATCTGGGACCTGAGCAGAGATGGTGCTA GTAAGCAGGTCCAGGTGCTGTCTGGCCACAGGCAGTGGGTGTACTGCTGCTCCATCTCTCCGGattgcagcatgctgtgctctgcGGCTGGAGAGAAATCG GCCTTCCTGTGGAGCATGCGCTCCTACACCCTCATCAGGAAGCTGGAAGGGCACCAGAGCAGCGTGGTGTCATGCGACTTCTCACCAGACTCTGCCCTGCTGGTCACGGCCTCCTACGACACCTGCGTGATCATGTGGGACCCCTACACAGGGGAGCAGCTGAGAACGCTTCG CCACGTTCTGCTGCCCCCAGCATTGGACTATGGCGGTGACATCCATGTCAGCTCCCTGAGGTCTGTGTGCTTCTCTCCGGAAGGCTTGTATCTTGCCACAGTGGCAGATGACAG ACTCCTGCGGATCTGGGATTTGGAACTAAGAACTCCAGTGGCATTTGCACCTATGACCAATGGCCTGTGCTGCGTCTACTTCCCACACGGTGGATTTATTGCTACAGG GACGAGAGATGGCCACGTCCAGTTCTGGAGTGCCCCCAAGGTCCTCTCATCACTTAAGCACTTGTGCCGTAAAGCTCTCCGCACCTTCCTAACAACGTACCAGGTCTTAGCACTACCCATTCCCAAGAAAATGAAAGAGTTCCTCACTTACAGGACTTTTTAA
- the WSB2 gene encoding WD repeat and SOCS box-containing protein 2 isoform X2 produces MLCSAAGEKSAFLWSMRSYTLIRKLEGHQSSVVSCDFSPDSALLVTASYDTCVIMWDPYTGEQLRTLRHVLLPPALDYGGDIHVSSLRSVCFSPEGLYLATVADDRLLRIWDLELRTPVAFAPMTNGLCCVYFPHGGFIATGTRDGHVQFWSAPKVLSSLKHLCRKALRTFLTTYQVLALPIPKKMKEFLTYRTF; encoded by the exons atgctgtgctctgcGGCTGGAGAGAAATCG GCCTTCCTGTGGAGCATGCGCTCCTACACCCTCATCAGGAAGCTGGAAGGGCACCAGAGCAGCGTGGTGTCATGCGACTTCTCACCAGACTCTGCCCTGCTGGTCACGGCCTCCTACGACACCTGCGTGATCATGTGGGACCCCTACACAGGGGAGCAGCTGAGAACGCTTCG CCACGTTCTGCTGCCCCCAGCATTGGACTATGGCGGTGACATCCATGTCAGCTCCCTGAGGTCTGTGTGCTTCTCTCCGGAAGGCTTGTATCTTGCCACAGTGGCAGATGACAG ACTCCTGCGGATCTGGGATTTGGAACTAAGAACTCCAGTGGCATTTGCACCTATGACCAATGGCCTGTGCTGCGTCTACTTCCCACACGGTGGATTTATTGCTACAGG GACGAGAGATGGCCACGTCCAGTTCTGGAGTGCCCCCAAGGTCCTCTCATCACTTAAGCACTTGTGCCGTAAAGCTCTCCGCACCTTCCTAACAACGTACCAGGTCTTAGCACTACCCATTCCCAAGAAAATGAAAGAGTTCCTCACTTACAGGACTTTTTAA
- the RFC5 gene encoding replication factor C subunit 5: protein MVLELNASDDRGIDVVRGPILSFASTRTIFKKGFKLVILDEADAMTQDAQNALRRVIEKFTENTRFCLICNYLSKIIPALQSRCTRFRFGPLTPELMVPRLQHVIKEEMADVSEDGMKALVTLSSGDMRRALNILQSTTMAFGKVTEDTVYTCTGHPLKSDIANILDWMLNQDFSTAYKKILELKTLKGLALHDILTEIHLFVHRVDFPPSVRIQLLIKMADIEHRLAAGTSEKIQLSSLIAAFQVTRDLIVAEA from the exons ATGGTTTTGGAG ctgAATGCTTCAGATGACAGAGGAATTGATGTCGTCAGAGGACCCATCCTGAGCTTTGCTAGCACAAGGACAATCTTTAA GAAAGGTTTTAAGCTTGTGATCCTGGATGAAGCAGATGCCATGACCCAGGATGCCCAGAATGCCCTAAGGCGAG TGATTGAGAAATTCACTGAGAACACCAGGTTTTGCCTGATCTGTAACTACCTCTCCAAGATCATCCCTGCCTTGCAATCCAGATGCACAAGGTTCCGCTTTGGCCCCCTGACTCCAGAACTCATGGTCCCCAGGCTGCAGCATGTCATCAAGGAAGAGAT GGCTGATGTAAGTGAAGATGGGATGAAAGCACTGGTGACCCTCTCCAGCGGGGACATGCGCAGAGCTCTGAATATTTTGCAG AGCACCACCATGGCCTTTGGGAAGGTGACAGAGGACACCGTGTACACCTGCACAGGGCACCCCCTGAAGTCTGACATTGCCAACATTCTCGACTGGATGCTGAACCAGGACTTCTCCACTGCCTATAAAA AAATCCTGGAGCTGAAGACACTGAAGGGTTTGGCTCTGCATGACATCCTGACAGAGATCCACTTGTTTGTGCATCGAG TTGACTTTCCACCTTCTGTCCGaatccaactcctgatcaaaatGGCAGACATCGA GCACAGACTGGCTGCAGGTACAAGCGAGAAGATTCAGCTAAGCTCCCTTATTGCTGCTTTTCAAGTCACCAGGGATTTGATTGTAGCTGAGGCTTAG